The region CACCTCCGCGGCTTGATCGGCCAGGGCGCGCCGGGGGTCGAGGAGGAGGCCAAGTGGCGCAAGGCCTCCAACCCTGACGGCGTCCCCACGTTCGCCCTCGACGGGCTCATCTGCACCGTCGAGACCTACAAGGACAAGGTGAAGGTCACCTTCGCCCGCGGCGCCTCCCTCGACGACCCCGCCGGCGTCTTCAACGCCAGCCTCGACGCCGGCACGCGCCGGGCCGTCGACGTCTTCGAGGGTGACGACCTCGACGAGGACGCCTTCGTGTCACTCGTCCGGGCCGCGGTCGAGCTGAACCGGGCGTGACGGTGCAGCCTGACGACGTCCGCGCGTCGAAGAGGCTGTCCTACGTCTGGCTCACCGACGCGGTCGCGCCCGAGCACGTCTCCGTGCACGCTCCGACGGACCTGCAGACTGA is a window of Nocardioides oleivorans DNA encoding:
- a CDS encoding DUF1801 domain-containing protein — protein: MAGDWRTDVVDHLRGLIGQGAPGVEEEAKWRKASNPDGVPTFALDGLICTVETYKDKVKVTFARGASLDDPAGVFNASLDAGTRRAVDVFEGDDLDEDAFVSLVRAAVELNRA